The Spinacia oleracea cultivar Varoflay chromosome 2, BTI_SOV_V1, whole genome shotgun sequence DNA segment tgaaaacgggtttttcatactttgaaggagatactttataaaaataattgGCATTGAACAAATAGCACACAAATgcaactataagtctataaaagTGAAGTATTACATACATTATTAAAAGTATATCTTATGGAAAATTTCGAGaactttttgaagaaaaaataacactactatttattttttgtgtttttataaagcaaaatcatgaatcattatagaaacaaaaataataaaaagtgaAGAAGAAAAAATGACTTACAAAGGGGAAAAAATGAAGATTTTAGAGGATTAACGAATGACaaataaagttaaaaaaatCCTTTATGAGGATTCGAACCCATATTACCTGAGTAAAATATAAATTAAGGAACCATTAAGCCAAAGGTATTTCATTGTCATTATTGCACGTTAATTAGATATATTTTAACTATTTTAAGTGCAATTAATTACTTCAACATTAATTTAGCAAAAATTTTTGGAAAATAATGGGGTATTTTTGGACCCTCCGGGGTCATGTAGGTCCGCCCATGGTCATATGTATTACTTAGGTCCTATCAAATTTTATCAATTTAAGCCTAAACTTTTtgctttaaaattttgacatatTACTATCGAGTACGAAGAGTCGGCTAACCGTTATGTGTTTATATAACATAACATGGACACAATATACTATTGTTATTTCATTTTATACAATTGCAATTTTTTTATACCATTGTTCTTTATaccatttgttcttttttttattccattgttttcattttttataCCCTGAAAGTTAAATGTATTTACAGAATTTCCATATtaatccctccgtcccttaatactcgcaccgcttttcttttcgggTCATCTCTTAATATTTGCACAACTTctataaatataattttttaccaatattatattatttctcacatttACCTACTAACCgcctacacccctactccctacaaaaaatcatttaaaaattcatacCCCTCACTTACCACTCttcaccccttacacatttcccactaactatattaaaaaaaaaccccactatcaactaacaccatgTACCCATTacattaataagtcaattcaagtgtcttaaactctGCACCGGTCAAATCGGTGCGAgcattaagggacggagggagtatatttttaCTTAAACTATTTAAATACTCCccccgtattttaaaaagagatatctCCATTTACATacgttaaaaaaatttaaaaatttgatattgataAACTACACACTGAAACGAAcaaaacaagatctcacatgaatatattttgaaatacatattggaaagaaatgaaaagattttttttttttgaactaaaattaattcattaataaaaagtcatacgacatctacaaaagAAATCCGAATCtatcaaatacataacaaatcgGATCAAATAAAACTCGTTTTCAGCAAAACTACGATCATCGCACATCGAACATCTTGTATACCCTCTAATACATTGTTGTTTGATACAACCTTCAACGAGGGGGTCTTTTGATATGTTGTAATTTTGATATTGAATTAAATCAGATTCAATTGGTTGTATATGTAGAACTAACATTTGCCGCGACACCGCACAAATCTACATCGCTGAATCAATTTCTCCtacgaaattaaataatattctccCTCGTACACCAGAAATTTAGGATCCTCTAACCTAAGAAAATTCTCCCTAAAAGGAGAAGAAAAATCCTGTCTTTCGAGGGAGAACAATTCCTCGCAcaaggaggaagtattattaaaaccctaaaaatcaaacaaattaaaaacaacaaaataaaaagatcGGGGCTTTCCACCGATAAAATCGATGGAAGCCCCTTCGAAATTCACTAATGGAGGCTACGGTTTGAGAGAGGGAgaggagggagagggagagagagaaaacagACTAATATTAAAAAATTGAATGGAGTATTTAAAACCTTTactttcaattaaaaaaatcatttttattACGTAAATTTTTAAAGAAACGATGACATTACAAAGCCATCAAGTTTGTATGCAGTACGCGTTAATCTAGTATGAATTATTATATTGATCGTAACGGAGCCCTCATAAGTTGAATAGGGTAGTGCCTACGATGTGAACCCATACTATAactatttttcgatttttttataTACTTTGATGCATCACACTTGCCTATATTGACATGAAAACAAATATTTGATGTgattaatattaaaaattatattCCATACTCATAATTTAGCTAATATTATTATGTATTCCATTATTTGAGAATCTTCGTGTTATTATTAATGAGGTTTCAACTTAATGGTTAAAACTGAGAATTTCTGTATTTTAAGTTTCAGGTTCGAATCTCATCAACTCTAATCGTAAATTTTATTACCTTTACAACTCATACgcacccaaaaaagaaaaaaaaaaaattgccttaTTTTCAAATACCGTAAATATACATGTCTTTACTCTTTAAAGCTTTTTCTTTTGCTCATATGATGATTATTTTAgttatttgattaatttaaattaagagATACTATGTAAAACTTTTTAGACACACCGAAAATTAAAATACTACGTAAATAATAAACCACTATCCAAAAAAGAGTATTCCTCTAATAAGAAGTTGATAAATTTATTGAACTAGCTAGGCACAACATCTTGACTTTGCTACGGCACCTTAGCCACCTTTGGCTTCATATGAACAATTCAAGCCATCCTCATCAAAGAAGTTCTCTATATAAAGGGTACAATATATACAACAATCCAATCCACAACTAAATATATCCCTTACCATTAATATCAACCAGAGCTTACAAAATGAGTaacctttcatttttcttcatcTTCTCTCTCCTAGCCTCTCTCTCATATGCCATAGAACTCGACTTCTGTGTCGGAGATCTTAGTCTTCCTAGGGGACCTCAAGGATATGCATGCAAAGATCCTTCTACAGTCACAACCGACGATTTCGTTTACACCGGTTTTCGTGGTGAAAAAACCACCACTAATATTTTCGGAAATAATGTGACTCTTGCATTTTCAAATGCATTTCCTGCCTTAAATGGTTTAGGCATCACTATGGGGAGGTTAGACTTTGGCGTGGGAGGAGTGATCCCACTACATTCTCACCGTACTTCTGAAGTTATTATAGTTGCAAGAGGTTCAATCATTGCAGGGTTTATTGACTCAAACAACACTGCATACTACAAAAGATTAGAAGTAAACGATGTTATGGTGTTTCCACAAGCCATGCTTCACTTCCAAATCAATGTTGGTACAACTCCAGCAACTGCATTTGTTAGCTTAAATGGTGCAAATCCAGGACTACAATTGACTACTCCTTCTTTGTTCGCTGGTAATTTACCTGGTGATATAGCCGAGCAAATTACACTGTTGAGTCACGAAGAAGTAATGTGGATGAAGAGAATATTTGTCACGGCTTAATATTTGTGCCATGATTGGATCAATTTgtattttatgtgagctttatttatttatttaaacatTGTAATAAAGAGTGTATATCTACTTGTTGCGCTGCAATATCGTGACAAAGAGTGTGCATGAATCATATATGTCACTTGTATTAATTGAAGTTGTTTTTGGAATTTAAAATATCGTTGAATTTCACAATTAATTTAGTAAGTTGACATGGTCAATTATTTGCCAGTTTTTTTGTGCCTATTTTATTGTAGACGTCGGTTTTTTGATAAAAGGATTTACTCATTACGTTTAGTTTTGCTTGCTTTATTTGACCATTCTTTGTGAGAGTCTTTTGGGTCAAGTGAGCAAGTGAGTTAGTGAGACTAAGGGAGTATAATTAATCTTAGCTTATTTATGAAGGCTTTGTATTAAAGAATTTCATGTAGCATTATATCCTAGTCTGCATGTACATTGAAGTTTTTTGAGTGGCTCTTCAAATAACTCTCAAACAAGTGGCCAATGTTGGGGCTCTTGATGTGTTCTTGAGAGGTTACTTCAAAGTAACTCTTGATCAAGACACCTTCAAAaattgattcttgttgaaaagTGGAGAATAACTtaatttggtaaaaaaaataGATTGAAGAACTCTTTTAAAAAACCAACTAATGTTGTGTGTTTTAAGGATTGAGTTCTAGAGAATGTCTTGTAGAGAGAGAGTGGAGATCTGAGCCATTCAAAAAGCCCTTTTGAATAACCAACCAATATACATGTTACtctctccgtattttaaaaagagatacactttgaccgacacgtagttttaggagagtgagttgaatttattaaaataagatgaaagtggggtagtgagtgaattatttattatactccctccgtcccataattatatTCTCATTTGACCAAAAATAcagattttaagaaaaatggaatatagtacatggaaaagtggaataaagtacaaatgatgattgagttgcttgaaaaagtggaataaagtacatgggaaagataatatagtacatgtatggggttttcaatgcatttttaattaatatagtacatgggaaagTGGGGACCTTAATAGCCAAAATAAGAAATAggactactccctccgtcccaaaattattgtcctgttttctaaatcgggcgtcccaaaattataatcATGTTTCTAACTTTGGCTACTAAGAtccccactttctcatgtattatattaattaaaattgaattgaaaaccccaccaatgtactatattccactttcctatgtactatattctttttcacatgtactttattccacttttccatacaactcaatcatcatttgtactttattccactatttcatgtactatattccacttttcttaaaatccgtgtttttggtcaaacaggacgataattatgggacggatggagtataatcttgggatggagggagtagtaaaaaCATGATGAGAGTAAGTGTCGGGAGTCGGGACCACAAGAAAGAGATAAATATTACACcctccgaatctaaatgtttttcccatTTCACTTTGGCACATTTGCCAATGCGTATTTTACATCGTTAATATCTCTAACTAAGTGTTATTAAGAATTATAAATTTTTCATATTGTCAAAGTACTATTTGATatgaatcaaacaagacctCATATGACTTTTTCAACGTTAGTTAATGAAATGTTGTAAATGTTACTCCTCCGTAGACCACACAGTATGTTTTGGTCACCAACACATTTTTGTAAGTTGTTTGATGAACTAGTTCTGTTTACTCAATTGGGGTTTGCCTTTGTTAATGATTTTTGTTATCTAtgctaatatattaaaaggcgtttagaAAAACGTATATGTGTCATGTATACTCTCTCCTTATACGCCACGTCACCCCTAATAAGCATCACGGCatgttattgacaaccaaaaaaagCATGTAGCAAGGATCGAATATCAAACCTCATGGATTAAAGTTTCATTTTCTACCATCGATATTTGTTATATTTTccaatataaatataaaatacaGTCTTTTAACAATGggcacatttttacaaaaagtaAAACTCGGAGCAAAgcccgagccacacactagttgtATGATTAAATCTTGTCTCCTCCAAAAGGGAAAAGGAGTTGGAAGGAAGTTATGTATTCATTTGGTATCTGTCATAGTTTCAATCAATTTGTCATTTTTTGTCAAGTTGTTCTTTGATGTAGTCTTGTACACATACTCACATAGTTGCCTCCGGTTTTATGCTGGTTAAGCCGATGAACGTGCTTACGTGCAGTATTTGGCATGGCCATGCTACTGTAAGGATGGTTGTGGGCTGGGCCGGGCTTCGGGTCCGGCCCACATCATGCTCTCTTTGCATCGGGCCGGGCAGAAAATTTCAAGATAGACTCATAGGCCCTCGTGTTGAGCTGGGTCGGATTGTCGTGTCTAAGCTTAATATTACTTAATTTAGCGTGTTTTGTTGTGTCGGGTCGGTTCGGGTCGTGTCTTATCGTgctttttcctaaaaaaatgaGGTGCAGGTTTGGGGCATGACTTTTTGCTCGTGTTAGGCAATGCTTTTTCAGACTGAGTTGGACTTTTTGTGTTGGGGCTCGGGCTGGCCAGACTCACAACCATCTAGCTTTATGCTATTGCCTGGTTTCTTTGCTTCATAATTTGAAGGTTGGCTGATTATTGGAGCATTAACTTGCATGCTTATGATGCTAGTTTTTCTTGAAGTACGtagtgtttgggctcccaattgaataccaattgggccattaagtccaaagcccaagggctcacagcaacaacatcaaacccactacagtccaaaaggctattcagccgccaatcaaggcccaaggcccacttgcaataaataacctaagggcatttattgtacaaacactataaataagccgtcatggctcacttaccaaggtacgtccatttcacgccttaagactactcttctagggaatttctctctctagaatccgagcattgttcttacttaggcatcgaaggggctttcctcggaaacacccccgaggctagtaacttgtttattgtgcAGATTGATTTGGACGCAACacattcgagctagcaagatcttcaacacacacacaaaaagggCCTTcgttcgaagcccattgtttcatccacttcaacaccggaacaatttggcgccgtctgtggggaggaacacttgaaagctccgaaaaaacACTTCACTTTCCACGTAAAAAATGGAAATGCCCAACAATGACAACCAGGTGGGAGATGTCCTTGTCCAAACGGATTCGGAATCCGATGGGGGCGAACAGCTGCACTCAGTGGCGAGGTCGCAGCCAACAAGGGCCACCGCCACGACTAGCAGACCACTCCCCTCTCGAGAAGAGCTCGCCGCGGCCATGACCATAATgcagaacttcctcttcaacgagaaaGAACAAGCTCAGGCAGCGGCACGGCGAGAGGCGAGGAGAGCCAGACGACAGGTATTGCTGAACATGCCCTCGACTGACGAGGACAATGTGAGACCCGAGCAAGATCTCTCCACAATGTCAGGAACGCACCTAATGACGAGGTGGAGAGAGAGCACGTGGGATACGCAGCAGAGAGCTGCACAACAGCCAGAGTGGTTCGCAACACCGTCTCCGACACCGCAAGCTCTCCAAAGCGGAGCAAGTGAtcgcactcggatccgaagctcggtccaTAGCAGACTGCGACCTTCGGTTCATGACAGGCTAGGTAGCCCCTGTGGATCCAGTAGACAACCCGAGGGCAGTGGCCAGTcgagaagaagaaggagaagtGACCGAACTCCTAGCCCCCTACACGCCCCCGAGCAATCTCTTAGAGGGAACTCGAAGAGCGATGGTATCAGGGCGAGGCTAGGGAAGAGGATCATGACTCCAGCATCGTCCCCATTCTCGGACGACATTGTCATGGAGACAATCCCCAAAGTGAGGCTGCCAGCACACCTGACATACAGCGGGACtacggatccgagggatcatgtcatctcctatgAACAACAGATGTTtctgagtccctactccgaggcttgttggtgcaaatacttcccaaccacgctgacaGGAGTTACAGGAGAATGgttcagatcgctgccgaaggggtCGATCAAAAGTTGGAAGAAGCTGAAGAAAAGGTTTTGTgtgcagttcgtgagcaacaatcgcccatCACGAACCACAGCCGAGCTAACTTCTATACAGCAAGAAAGGGATGAAAGCCTGCGagacttcatggccagattcatgaaggaatccacCAACATTCCGAACCTACAGCCAGACGTGGCAATCTTCGCTTTGAAGCACGCGCTACGAGAGGGAAAGTTCCGAGACAAACTgacaatgaaaaacccctccaagatagcggacgtgctccaaatggcagatgcgttcatcaggacagaagagttcaacaaagccGCAGCAAGGCTAAGAGGATCCTCGGATCCGAAAGATAACAGAACAAATCAGAGTAAGCCCGAGGGAaactcaagaaaggggaaagagaaggtgggTGCGAGAGAAGCAAGCCCCAAGAAAGATGGGAAGAAgggtgaatttcaacccaagtacaccaactacactccactcgccataccccgaagagaaattttcaatctccacaaagatgatgaaaagtggaaactaccagACAAGCTCAGATCCAACCCTCTCCgtaggaacaagaacaagtggtgtgaattccacgatgacttcggccaTACCACTGAGGAATGCAACTCGTTGAAGGACAACATCGAGGACCTCATCCGCCGAGGCTACCTAAAGCAATACTTGCTCGACCGTAGAACGGAGagggaagaaaaagagaaagcaaCATCTGGAAAGCAACAAGAACAAGCCCAGAGAAGAGTCCATGAGACCGAGGGGCAAAAGAAGAAACCAATTCTAGTGGTGTTCGGAGGACAAAGGTCCGGCCACGCCAGCAAGAAACATTTAAGAGCTctctcccaccgagtcaacttcagcaatGTTGGGGAGAATCAGCCtacccccccgaacatgaccttcactgctgatgactgcctcgggacccagtacaaacatgacgacccGCTGGTGATCAaaatggatctcaacaaccacaatgTCCACAGAGTACTAGTCGATGGAGGGagcgccgtcaatatcatcttcaggaaCTGTTTTGAGCAGCTCATCCTCGAAGAGGGAGAAGAGTCACTGACCAAGGTCAGCTACCtattgatcggattcaacggatccgcagctattccCCGAGGAAAAATCACCCTACCCGTCACAATCGGTCAAGGTCTGGCAGCGAGAAACGTCCGAGAggaatttttggtgatggactgcaactcagtgtataacgtcatcatgggacgaaccatgatccacaagATACAAGCAGTTccatccacataccatcagatgATGATGTATGTCTCGGATGCTGGCTTCGCCGAGCGGATAAAGGGCGACCAAGAGGTGGCAAGGTCAACCTGTCACATGGCCATCCGAAAGCCGAGGCTAGAAGATAGTCCCGAGGACGAAGATGAGAAGAGTTCTCCCCCAGGTAGAGAAAAAGATGCCAAGAGGAGAAAGGCGGGGTCGAGCAGCCTGGTAAagcccgcagaagttgatgctcgACTAGAGACCCTTTCCCCCGAATCAGACCAAGAGATGGAGGACATTTCCCTAGAGGATGAGTCAGACAGAAGTGTCCGAATAGGCAGAGGCCTAGGCTCGGGACTTCGAATAGAGTTGATCCAGCTGCTGAGGaatcacaaagacatcttcgcGTGGTCGGCGGCTgacatgccagggatagatccgaagatgatatgtcacaagctggatgtcagtCCCGAAGCTCGACCAATcaaacagaagaaaagaaactactcctcggagaaaaacaaagctatcgccgaagaggtgaagaagctacaagaggcaggcttcatcgagccgtgcatgtaccccaagtggttggccaatgtggtcatggtcaaaaaagcgaatGGCTCGTGGCGCATGTGCGTCGATTTCactgatctgaaccgagcctgcccaaaGGATTGCTATCCCCTCCCAAGGATAGATCAACTAGTGGACTCAACCAGTGGCCATGCATTGCtaagcttcatggacgccttttcagggtaccatcaagtattcatgcaccccgacgatagagcgaagaccgccttcatcacgagcgcgggagtgttcaactacagaatgatgcccttcggattgaaaaatgccggagccacctaccagagactagttgatcacgtcttcgccgatcaaaagggaaggaacgtcgaggtttatgtggacgatcccatagtaaaaagcgtgaAGGAAGAAGATCACATCAAAGACCTGGCTGAGACCTTCGCCAACCTATGGAGGTACAACATGAAACTGAACCCAAAGAAGTGTGTCTTCGGGGtaaagtcagggaagttcctcggattcatggtaagCGAAAGGGGAATAGACGCGAACCCGGACAAGGTCCAGGCTGCACTAGATCTACCCGAACCGAAGACAAAAAGAGACATGCAAAGGCTAacgggcaggttagccgcactgtcaagattcatatcgaaagcctcggataaaggggcacccttcttcaaagctctcaaacccaagaccctcccaggaggagaagcagaacccatCAAAAAGAAAGGCGTCCCGAGGAAGGTGGACCCCGAGCTGACATGGGAACAAGAGCAAAGAGGCGCGTTCCAACAGCTCAGGGCTCACCTAGAGCAACTGCCGACGCTAGCCAGGCCCAAAGAGGGGGAAACACTGTACTTATACGTCGCAATCAGCCCCGGGACCGTAAACGCAGTGCTCCTccgagaagaagaaaagaagcaacaaccAATCTACTTTACCAGCCGAACCCTGACAGATGCCGAAACTCGGTATCCACTCATTGAGAAGGTAGCATACGCAGTGGTAGTAGCAGCTCGGAAATTAAGGCCCTATTTTGACTCCCATCAAATAGTGGTACTAACCGATCAGCCACTGGAGAAAGTGCTAGACAAGATAGAGAGgtcgggaagattggctgctTGGGCTTTCGAGCTGTCTGAGTTCGGAATCAAGTATCAGCCGAGGACGGCCATCAAGGCACAGGCActcgcagacttcttggccgaatgctcatatcAAGAGGTGCTAGATGACACCAAGAGAACATGGGAGGTctacactgacggatcttccacagtgaACGGCTCGGGAGCCGGAGTAGTGCTGGTACCCCCAGTGGGAAAAAGCATAGAGTACGCCCTAAAGTTCggtttcaaagcaaccaacaatgaggccgaatacgaagtagcaatcgcagggatagagctgtGCTTATCTCTTGAAGCCGAACATGTTTGTCTCAAGACTGATTCTCAGctcgtagccaaccagatccgaggggagtacgaggccaaatggccaagcatGACAGCGTAcctagagaaaatcaaatccttaacgtcaaagttaagatccttagAAGTCATACTCATTCCCCGAGGTCAGAACGCACAAGCAGATGCGCTGTCCaaacttgcaagctcaacgctcTCTGACCTAAACAGGTCAGTCCATGTGGAAGTACACCAAGAAAGGAGCATCGACATACCACCCCCTACAGTTTGCAATGCACGTCCCGAGCCAAGTTGGATGGACACAGTCATTGCATACAAagagaggggagaacttcctgaagacaagctgcaagcaaggaagctgaaaaggttcAACCAGTGGTTCATCATTGACGCTAACGAAGAGCTCATGAGAAAGTCATTCTCGGCCCCACTGCTGAAATGTGTAGGCCCAACCGATGTCGATtatatcctaagggaaatccacctcggcataTGTGGAAATCATATTGGAGGCAGGGCACTGGCACACAAGGCACTAAGGGCCGGATTttggtggcccaccatggtttccgaggcaaaggcGCTGACAAGAAAATGCGAGAAGTGCCAGAAGTTCGCACATGCAATCCACCAGCCAGCTCAAACCTTGCAAGCAACACTGTACCCCTTACCATTTGCACAATGGGGTTTGGATATCATTGGTCCATTCCCTTCGGCTGTGAATCAGAAGAAGTGGCTGGTTGTGGGAGTGGACTACTTCAGTAAGTGGATTGAGGCCGAATCAGTCTCCTCCATCACGGAGcagcaggtccgcaagttcatctggcaaaatatcatcacaaggttcgggatACCGAGGCTA contains these protein-coding regions:
- the LOC110797664 gene encoding auxin-binding protein ABP19b-like, with the translated sequence MSNLSFFFIFSLLASLSYAIELDFCVGDLSLPRGPQGYACKDPSTVTTDDFVYTGFRGEKTTTNIFGNNVTLAFSNAFPALNGLGITMGRLDFGVGGVIPLHSHRTSEVIIVARGSIIAGFIDSNNTAYYKRLEVNDVMVFPQAMLHFQINVGTTPATAFVSLNGANPGLQLTTPSLFAGNLPGDIAEQITLLSHEEVMWMKRIFVTA